A genomic segment from Microcella flavibacter encodes:
- a CDS encoding LacI family DNA-binding transcriptional regulator has product MTDTRPRPKRATIFDVAAEAKVSRGTVSRVLNGEPYVSDSSRAAIEAAIRKVGYVRNTAARNLATQSSGAIALIVHEPHSVFVDDPNIGNILLGTNAALSDADYQLVSLVIDTERDSERVTGYLGGGFVDGAIIVSAREGDPISKAIADLHLPAVMVGRPDNQPQLPWIGIDNRGAARQIVERLVGTGRRRVGMIAAGLDRDSGRDRLAGFRDALGDDLDPALVSEQELYSFRAGLVGMTELLERAPDLDGVFCASDAVAAGALDALRSAGRRVPEDVGVVGFDDSAWALRCQPLLSTVRQPAGVLGARAAELVLEQIRSGGRGAQSGVLLDTRIVWRDSA; this is encoded by the coding sequence GTGACCGACACCCGCCCGCGCCCGAAGCGCGCCACGATCTTCGACGTGGCCGCCGAGGCGAAGGTCTCGCGGGGCACCGTCTCGCGCGTGCTCAACGGCGAGCCGTACGTCTCCGACTCCTCGCGGGCGGCCATCGAGGCGGCGATCCGCAAGGTCGGCTACGTGCGCAACACGGCCGCGCGCAACCTCGCCACGCAGTCCTCCGGCGCGATCGCGCTCATCGTGCACGAGCCGCACTCCGTGTTCGTCGACGACCCCAACATCGGCAACATCCTGCTCGGCACCAACGCCGCCCTGAGCGACGCCGACTACCAGCTCGTCTCCCTCGTCATCGACACCGAGCGCGACTCCGAGCGCGTCACCGGCTACCTCGGCGGCGGCTTCGTCGACGGCGCCATCATCGTCTCCGCCCGCGAGGGCGACCCGATCTCGAAGGCCATCGCCGACCTCCACCTTCCCGCGGTCATGGTCGGCCGCCCCGACAACCAGCCCCAGCTGCCCTGGATCGGCATCGACAACCGCGGCGCGGCCCGGCAGATCGTCGAGCGCCTCGTCGGCACCGGCCGCCGTCGGGTCGGGATGATCGCCGCGGGCCTCGACCGCGACTCGGGCCGCGACCGCCTCGCCGGATTCCGGGATGCGCTCGGCGACGACCTCGACCCCGCCCTCGTCAGCGAGCAGGAGCTCTACTCCTTCCGCGCCGGACTCGTCGGCATGACCGAGCTGCTCGAGCGCGCGCCCGACCTCGACGGCGTGTTCTGCGCCTCCGACGCCGTCGCCGCCGGGGCGCTCGACGCCCTGCGCTCCGCCGGCCGCCGCGTGCCCGAGGACGTCGGGGTGGTCGGCTTCGACGACAGCGCCTGGGCGCTGCGCTGCCAGCCCCTGCTGTCGACGGTGCGCCAGCCGGCCGGCGTGCTCGGCGCGCGCGCTGCCGAGCTCGTGCTCGAGCAGATCCGCTCGGGAGGCCGCGGCGCCCAGAGCGGCGTGCTGCTCGACACCCGCATCGTCTGGCGCGACTCCGCGTGA
- a CDS encoding D-alanyl-D-alanine carboxypeptidase family protein, translating to MSSAPGFGPAFRRARGPRPRLRAGIAAIVGAGLLASVTGAYTAYALALPLPAIAPEVQPRAAISTPAAEVALPGYGAAAIGEQDAPGTVLAGNDLDSPRSIASITKVVTALVVLDARPIEGDDRGETITLTAEDEQRVADYRAIVGVVAPAPAGTEITQRSVIELMLVHSANNYADTLAAWAFGSVDAYVEAANAWLAENGLEGITVADATGFATESAGTPRALLDLARLALAHPVTATAAGLPVVEVPGIGRFESRNPVLGQDGITGLKTGTTNAAGSCLLFSADAEEAGETVPLVGVVLGGPTSPIVGGDVRALLASTRDDFRRIDLAADGEVVARYEAPWGGSAELRVAEDSAAVTWGAATSSSLIPAPRLRPGDPPEPQDMLVQLGDEQLRVGLEWSGSIPAPDLSWRLEQPLRLWGVLPAEESLAR from the coding sequence GTGAGCAGCGCACCCGGGTTCGGCCCCGCCTTCCGTCGCGCGCGCGGTCCGCGCCCCCGTCTGCGCGCCGGCATCGCCGCGATCGTCGGCGCCGGCCTGCTCGCCAGCGTCACCGGCGCCTACACCGCCTACGCCCTCGCCCTGCCGCTGCCGGCGATCGCGCCCGAGGTGCAGCCTCGGGCGGCCATCAGCACGCCCGCCGCCGAGGTCGCGCTGCCCGGCTACGGCGCCGCCGCGATCGGCGAGCAGGATGCCCCCGGCACCGTCCTCGCCGGCAACGACCTCGACTCACCCCGCTCCATCGCCTCCATCACGAAGGTCGTCACGGCGCTCGTGGTGCTCGACGCCCGCCCCATCGAGGGCGACGACCGCGGCGAGACGATCACGCTCACCGCCGAGGACGAGCAGCGCGTCGCCGACTACCGGGCGATCGTCGGCGTCGTCGCCCCCGCGCCGGCCGGCACCGAGATCACGCAGCGCTCCGTCATCGAGCTCATGCTCGTGCACTCGGCCAACAACTACGCCGACACCCTCGCCGCCTGGGCCTTCGGCTCGGTCGACGCCTACGTCGAAGCCGCGAACGCCTGGCTCGCCGAGAACGGGCTCGAGGGCATCACGGTCGCCGACGCCACCGGCTTCGCCACCGAGAGCGCCGGCACGCCGCGCGCCCTGCTCGACCTCGCCCGCCTCGCGCTCGCGCATCCCGTGACGGCGACCGCGGCGGGCCTGCCGGTCGTCGAGGTGCCCGGCATCGGGCGGTTCGAGAGCCGCAACCCCGTGCTCGGGCAGGACGGCATCACCGGGCTCAAGACCGGCACGACGAACGCCGCCGGCTCGTGCCTGCTGTTCTCCGCCGACGCCGAGGAGGCCGGCGAGACCGTGCCCCTCGTCGGCGTCGTGCTCGGCGGGCCGACCAGCCCGATCGTCGGCGGCGACGTGCGCGCCCTGCTCGCGAGCACCCGCGACGACTTCCGCCGCATCGACCTCGCCGCCGACGGCGAGGTCGTCGCCCGGTACGAGGCGCCGTGGGGCGGCAGCGCCGAACTGCGCGTCGCGGAGGACTCGGCGGCGGTGACGTGGGGGGCGGCGACGAGCTCGAGCCTGATCCCGGCGCCCCGGCTGCGACCGGGCGACCCGCCGGAGCCCCAGGACATGCTCGTGCAGCTCGGGGACGAGCAGCTGCGGGTGGGCCTGGAGTGGAGCGGGAGCATCCCGGCACCGGATCTCTCGTGGCGCCTCGAGCAGCCGCTGCGCCTGTGGGGCGTGCTGCCGGCGGAGGAGTCGCTCGCGCGCTGA
- a CDS encoding alanine racemase yields MRDTPFLVVDVELLEQNLAGMAAHARRLGLALRPHAKTHKTVEIARRQLAHGAVGLTVATVAEAEIFADHGIDDLFIAYPVWAAGPRAERLRALADRVRLRVGVDSIEGVRMLAASRAVVTVAVEIDSGHARSGVAPAEAAAVASVALDAGLGVDGVFTFPGHSYAPDRRAAAAADEQRALQTARDGMLAQGIPCPLVSGGSTPSVEHTAPGLLTELRPGVYPLLDAQQWELGSADPGRIALTAHATVVSRRGRRVIVDAGNKALGADRLAFATGFGRLPDHPEARIVALSEHHATIELPETAAVPALGTVLRLAPNHVCSAMNLADRVVAVHPDGREEEWAVAARGANT; encoded by the coding sequence ATGCGCGACACCCCCTTCCTCGTCGTCGACGTCGAGCTGCTCGAGCAGAACCTCGCCGGCATGGCGGCCCACGCCCGCCGGCTCGGCCTCGCCCTGCGGCCGCACGCGAAGACGCACAAGACCGTCGAGATCGCCCGCCGCCAGCTCGCGCACGGCGCGGTCGGGCTGACCGTCGCGACGGTCGCCGAGGCCGAGATCTTCGCCGACCACGGCATCGACGACCTGTTCATCGCGTACCCGGTGTGGGCGGCGGGCCCGCGGGCCGAGCGCCTGCGCGCGCTCGCCGACCGGGTGCGGCTGCGCGTCGGGGTCGACTCGATCGAGGGGGTGCGGATGCTCGCCGCGAGCCGAGCGGTCGTGACGGTGGCCGTCGAGATCGACAGCGGGCACGCGCGCAGCGGGGTCGCTCCGGCGGAGGCCGCCGCGGTCGCCTCGGTGGCGCTCGACGCCGGGCTCGGCGTGGACGGGGTGTTCACGTTCCCCGGGCACTCCTACGCTCCCGACCGGAGGGCGGCCGCGGCCGCCGACGAGCAGCGGGCGCTGCAGACCGCGCGCGACGGGATGCTCGCGCAGGGCATCCCGTGCCCCCTCGTCAGCGGGGGCTCGACGCCGAGCGTCGAGCACACGGCGCCGGGCCTGCTCACCGAGCTGCGCCCGGGGGTCTACCCGCTGCTCGACGCGCAGCAGTGGGAGCTCGGCTCCGCCGACCCCGGCCGCATCGCCCTCACCGCGCACGCCACGGTCGTGAGCCGGCGCGGGCGGCGCGTGATCGTCGATGCCGGCAACAAGGCGCTCGGCGCCGACCGGCTCGCCTTCGCGACCGGCTTCGGGCGCCTGCCCGACCACCCCGAGGCGCGCATCGTGGCGCTGTCGGAGCACCACGCCACGATCGAGCTGCCCGAGACGGCGGCGGTGCCCGCGCTCGGCACGGTGCTGCGGTTGGCGCCGAACCACGTGTGCTCGGCCATGAACCTCGCCGACCGGGTGGTGGCGGTGCACCCGGATGGGCGCGAGGAGGAGTGGGCGGTGGCGGCACGGGGCGCGAACACGTGA
- a CDS encoding DNA polymerase IV, which yields MSKQDGTGRQTTETPSDDLSAGILHLDMDAFFASVELLDRPELRGRPVIVGHRGMRSVVTAATYEARRYGVNSAMPMAVALRRCPQAVVLEPHYEQYQRWSRHVMAILGDMTPLVEPLSIDEAFLDVRGATGLFGPPWQIGRALRERIRRETGLNASVGAAATKFVAKLASGRAKPDGLLVVPERDTLSFLHPQPISALWGVGAATEEKLVRLGLRTIGDLAGTPVDALARAIGDAGAARLHALSWGRDARAVVPEHDEKSIGHEMTFERDVLDRAALERELLRLSTKVAERLRRGGWVARTVAIKVRFGDFRTITRSITVPEPTDVADRIAREARALYGAANADGAGIRLIGVRAENLLPTGSIARGLWDDDETWRDAETTIDAVADRFGRGAVQRASLLGPAVARRRSALSRLDAPDSE from the coding sequence ATGAGCAAGCAGGACGGCACGGGTCGGCAGACGACCGAGACGCCCTCGGACGACCTCAGCGCGGGCATCCTGCACCTCGACATGGACGCCTTCTTCGCCTCGGTGGAGCTGCTCGACCGGCCCGAGCTGCGGGGGCGCCCCGTCATCGTGGGGCACCGCGGCATGCGCTCCGTCGTCACCGCCGCCACGTACGAGGCGCGGCGCTACGGCGTCAACTCGGCGATGCCCATGGCCGTCGCGCTGCGGCGCTGCCCGCAGGCCGTCGTGCTCGAGCCGCACTACGAGCAGTACCAGCGCTGGTCGCGGCACGTCATGGCGATCCTCGGCGACATGACGCCGCTCGTCGAGCCGCTGTCGATCGACGAGGCCTTCCTCGACGTGCGCGGCGCCACCGGGCTCTTCGGGCCGCCCTGGCAGATCGGCCGGGCGCTGCGCGAGCGCATCCGCCGCGAGACGGGGCTCAACGCCTCCGTCGGCGCGGCCGCGACCAAGTTCGTCGCCAAGCTCGCCTCCGGGCGCGCGAAGCCCGACGGCCTGCTCGTCGTGCCCGAGCGCGACACCCTCTCCTTCCTGCACCCGCAGCCGATCTCCGCCCTGTGGGGCGTGGGCGCGGCGACGGAGGAGAAGCTCGTGCGCCTGGGGCTGCGCACCATCGGCGACCTCGCGGGCACGCCGGTGGATGCCCTCGCGCGCGCCATCGGCGACGCCGGCGCCGCACGGCTGCACGCCCTGTCGTGGGGCCGCGATGCGCGCGCCGTCGTCCCCGAGCACGACGAGAAGTCGATCGGCCACGAGATGACATTCGAGCGCGACGTGCTCGACCGCGCCGCCCTCGAGCGCGAGCTGCTGCGGCTGTCGACGAAGGTCGCCGAGCGCCTGCGCCGAGGGGGCTGGGTCGCGCGCACCGTGGCGATCAAGGTGCGCTTCGGCGACTTCCGCACCATCACGCGCTCGATCACCGTTCCCGAGCCCACCGACGTCGCCGACCGCATCGCGCGGGAGGCGCGGGCGCTCTACGGGGCGGCGAACGCCGACGGCGCGGGGATCCGGCTCATCGGCGTGCGCGCCGAGAACCTGCTGCCGACGGGATCGATCGCGCGCGGGCTCTGGGACGACGACGAGACCTGGCGCGATGCCGAGACGACGATCGACGCGGTCGCCGACCGGTTCGGGCGGGGAGCGGTGCAGCGCGCATCCCTGCTCGGCCCCGCCGTCGCCCGCCGCCGCTCGGCCCTCTCGCGGCTCGACGCCCCCGACAGCGAGTAG
- a CDS encoding DUF1206 domain-containing protein, translating to MADGGTASPSKSDRAEDAVTAVHEHPAFRLAARGGFAVNGLLHILIGALALAIAHGTTGGDDADQGGALRSIAESPGGVLVLYVVLVGLLALGLWLVVEAFLENRPRPTPDKRWLKTGVTLAKGLVYLALCAPVVSVLMGVSSESDEDVQEVSAFLLRTPGGVFVLIAGAAIMLGIGGYFVVKGVKRRFLDDIRLPRSPLDRGVTALGVAGYTAKGVALAAVGGLLATAAISTDASEAGGIDDALRMIAALPFGTVLLTIVGGGLIAYGVYCFARARLARL from the coding sequence ATGGCAGACGGCGGCACGGCATCCCCCAGCAAGAGCGACCGCGCGGAGGACGCCGTCACCGCGGTGCACGAGCATCCCGCGTTCCGCCTCGCCGCTCGCGGCGGCTTCGCCGTCAACGGGCTGCTCCACATCCTCATCGGCGCGCTCGCGCTCGCCATCGCGCACGGCACCACCGGCGGCGACGACGCCGACCAGGGCGGGGCGCTGCGCAGCATCGCCGAGAGCCCCGGCGGCGTGCTCGTGCTCTACGTCGTGCTGGTGGGCCTGCTCGCCCTGGGGCTCTGGCTCGTCGTCGAGGCGTTCCTCGAGAACCGACCCCGTCCGACACCCGACAAGCGGTGGCTCAAGACCGGGGTGACCCTCGCCAAGGGTCTCGTCTACCTCGCGCTCTGCGCCCCCGTCGTCAGCGTGCTCATGGGCGTCTCCAGCGAATCCGACGAGGACGTGCAGGAGGTCAGCGCCTTCCTGCTGCGGACGCCCGGCGGCGTCTTCGTGCTCATCGCCGGCGCCGCGATCATGCTCGGCATCGGCGGCTACTTCGTCGTCAAGGGCGTCAAGCGGCGGTTCCTCGACGACATCCGCCTGCCCCGATCCCCGCTCGACCGCGGCGTCACCGCGCTCGGCGTCGCCGGCTACACCGCGAAGGGCGTCGCCCTCGCGGCCGTCGGCGGCCTGCTCGCCACCGCCGCGATCTCCACCGACGCGAGCGAGGCGGGCGGCATCGATGACGCTCTGCGCATGATCGCCGCTCTGCCGTTCGGCACCGTGCTGCTCACGATCGTCGGCGGCGGCCTCATCGCCTACGGTGTCTACTGCTTCGCCCGCGCCCGCCTCGCGAGGCTCTGA
- a CDS encoding DEAD/DEAH box helicase: MHVSQPDRAAPHVGTFAAEHLSPSFPERAARGTAGRLRAWQAEALDRYFASEPKDFLAAATPGAGKTTFALRLATELLARRTVDRVVVVAPTEHLKRQWADAAHRVGIRLDPAFRNSQRSVARAYHGAAVTYAQVAAKPYVHRIITESARTLVILDEVHHGGDALSWGDAIREAYDGAVRRLSLTGTPFRSDTSPIPFVTYLPDEQGIRISQTDYAYGYGRALADGVVRPVLFMSYAGKVRWRTTTGDEMEASLGQGDTQDVTSQAWRTALDPEGQWMPGVLRAADRRLTEVRHAIPDAGGLVIATDQTAARAYAQLLRAITGEMPTVVLSDELGASERIQEYADAESRWLVAVRMVSEGVDVPRLAVGVYATSSSTPLFFAQAIGRFVRARRRGETASIFIPSVPPILGLASELERERDHALDREGAGELLADDLLHAAETPDSASDALTETYTFKALESEAQFDKVLYEGAEFGQQAEVGSLEELDFLGLPGILEPDQVHELLRSRYQRQMRRVAERPPSEQQPAVPLYRSLKEQRTLLNSLVGLRAKLTGQPHGHVHAELRRICGGPAVGHASVAQLQSRIDFLRKQMAQGG, translated from the coding sequence ATGCACGTGAGCCAGCCCGACCGCGCAGCACCCCATGTGGGCACCTTCGCCGCCGAGCACCTCTCCCCGTCATTCCCCGAGCGGGCCGCGCGCGGCACCGCCGGCCGCCTCCGCGCCTGGCAGGCCGAGGCCCTCGACCGCTACTTCGCCTCCGAGCCGAAGGACTTCCTCGCCGCCGCGACCCCCGGCGCCGGCAAGACGACCTTCGCGCTGCGGCTCGCCACCGAGCTGCTCGCGCGCCGCACCGTCGACCGCGTCGTCGTGGTCGCGCCGACCGAGCACCTCAAGCGGCAGTGGGCGGATGCGGCGCACCGCGTGGGCATCCGCCTCGACCCCGCCTTCCGCAACAGCCAGCGCTCGGTCGCCCGGGCCTACCACGGCGCCGCCGTCACCTACGCGCAGGTCGCCGCGAAGCCCTACGTGCACCGCATCATCACCGAGTCGGCCCGCACCCTCGTCATCCTCGACGAGGTGCACCACGGCGGCGACGCGCTCAGCTGGGGCGACGCCATCCGCGAGGCCTACGACGGGGCCGTGCGGCGCCTCTCGCTCACGGGCACGCCGTTCCGCTCCGACACCTCGCCGATCCCGTTCGTGACCTACCTGCCCGACGAGCAGGGCATCCGCATCTCGCAGACCGACTACGCCTACGGCTACGGCCGCGCCCTTGCCGACGGCGTCGTGCGTCCCGTGCTGTTCATGTCCTACGCGGGAAAGGTGCGCTGGCGCACGACGACGGGCGACGAGATGGAGGCGAGCCTCGGCCAGGGCGACACGCAGGACGTCACCTCGCAGGCCTGGCGCACCGCCCTCGACCCCGAGGGCCAGTGGATGCCCGGCGTGCTGCGCGCGGCCGACCGGCGTCTCACCGAGGTGCGCCACGCGATCCCCGATGCCGGGGGCCTCGTCATCGCCACCGATCAGACCGCAGCCCGCGCCTACGCGCAGCTGCTGCGGGCGATCACCGGCGAGATGCCCACCGTCGTGCTCTCGGACGAGCTCGGCGCGAGCGAGCGGATCCAGGAGTACGCCGACGCCGAGAGCCGCTGGCTCGTGGCCGTGCGCATGGTCTCGGAGGGCGTCGACGTGCCGCGCCTCGCCGTCGGGGTGTACGCCACGAGCTCGTCGACCCCGCTGTTCTTCGCCCAGGCCATCGGGCGGTTCGTGCGCGCCCGGCGCCGCGGCGAGACGGCGTCGATCTTCATCCCGAGCGTGCCGCCCATCCTCGGTCTCGCCAGCGAGCTCGAGCGCGAGCGCGATCACGCCCTCGACCGCGAGGGTGCCGGCGAGCTGCTCGCCGACGACCTGCTGCACGCGGCCGAGACGCCCGACAGCGCGAGCGACGCGCTCACCGAGACCTACACGTTCAAGGCGCTGGAGTCGGAGGCGCAGTTCGACAAGGTGCTCTACGAGGGCGCCGAGTTCGGCCAGCAGGCGGAGGTGGGCAGCCTCGAGGAGCTCGACTTCCTCGGCCTGCCGGGCATCCTCGAACCCGACCAGGTGCACGAGCTGCTGCGCTCGCGCTACCAGCGCCAGATGAGGCGCGTCGCCGAGCGCCCGCCCTCGGAGCAGCAGCCCGCGGTGCCGCTCTACCGCTCCCTCAAGGAGCAGCGCACGCTGCTCAACAGCCTCGTCGGTCTTCGCGCGAAGCTCACCGGGCAGCCGCATGGGCACGTGCACGCCGAGCTGCGCCGAATCTGCGGCGGCCCGGCGGTCGGCCACGCGAGCGTGGCGCAGCTGCAGTCGCGCATCGACTTCCTGCGGAAGCAGATGGCGCAGGGCGGCTGA
- a CDS encoding DUF1206 domain-containing protein encodes MAAPDEPLRPAARAAKALGPDTPLDPTIESSAGTARTALESRPFTILARSGWAVTGLLHLLIGGLAIALAVGNRDVRADEVGAFEALASPPLGGVLLAAVTISLAGLGVWMIADAVLNQGPMHRPTSAVSSAAQGLMYLAIAVLPLILLLGGELQSGGAARRLSAMLIGTPFGAVVLVLVGLGVAVAGGYFVVKGVLRRFSWELRPLPPRRGRAVRIAGLIGYVARGVAFLLLAGLIIVETLEADAEGMTGLDGAFSAVREVFLGPVILSLIGAGLIVYGVYGFARARLSRI; translated from the coding sequence ATGGCCGCTCCCGACGAACCGCTGCGCCCCGCCGCGCGCGCGGCGAAGGCGCTCGGCCCGGACACCCCGCTCGATCCCACCATCGAGAGCTCGGCCGGCACCGCGCGCACCGCGCTCGAGAGCCGCCCCTTCACGATCCTCGCCCGCTCCGGCTGGGCCGTCACCGGGCTGCTCCACCTCCTCATCGGCGGGCTCGCCATCGCCCTCGCCGTCGGCAATCGGGATGTCCGCGCCGACGAGGTCGGCGCCTTCGAAGCCCTGGCCTCCCCGCCCCTCGGCGGCGTGCTGCTCGCCGCGGTCACGATCTCGCTCGCGGGCCTCGGCGTCTGGATGATCGCCGACGCCGTGCTCAACCAGGGCCCCATGCACCGCCCCACCTCGGCCGTGTCGAGCGCGGCCCAGGGCCTCATGTACCTCGCGATCGCCGTGCTGCCGCTCATCCTGCTGCTCGGCGGCGAGCTGCAGTCGGGCGGCGCGGCCCGCCGGCTCAGCGCGATGCTCATCGGCACGCCGTTCGGCGCGGTCGTCCTCGTGCTCGTCGGTCTCGGCGTCGCCGTCGCAGGCGGCTACTTCGTGGTCAAGGGCGTGCTGCGCCGCTTCTCGTGGGAGCTGCGCCCCCTGCCGCCCCGGCGCGGCCGCGCCGTGCGCATCGCGGGGCTCATCGGCTACGTCGCCCGAGGGGTCGCGTTCCTGCTGCTCGCCGGCCTCATCATCGTCGAGACCCTCGAGGCCGACGCCGAGGGCATGACGGGGCTCGACGGCGCCTTCTCCGCCGTGCGCGAGGTGTTCCTCGGCCCGGTGATCCTCAGCCTCATCGGGGCCGGGCTCATCGTCTACGGCGTCTACGGCTTCGCCCGGGCGCGGCTCTCGCGCATCTAG
- a CDS encoding GlsB/YeaQ/YmgE family stress response membrane protein, translating to MGILAFLLLGLIAGAIAKLILPGRQGGGWLITLVLGVVGALLGGFIGSAVFGVGIESFFDIGTWLVAIGGALIVLVIYGAVTGRKRA from the coding sequence ATGGGCATCCTCGCCTTCCTCCTCCTCGGCCTCATCGCCGGCGCCATCGCCAAGCTGATCCTCCCGGGTCGTCAGGGCGGCGGCTGGCTCATCACCCTCGTCCTCGGCGTCGTCGGCGCCCTCCTGGGCGGCTTCATCGGCAGCGCCGTGTTCGGCGTCGGCATCGAGAGCTTCTTCGACATCGGCACCTGGCTCGTCGCCATCGGCGGCGCGCTCATCGTGCTCGTCATCTACGGCGCCGTGACCGGCCGCAAGCGCGCCTAG
- a CDS encoding SGNH/GDSL hydrolase family protein, with product MSHLHPWSRYVAIGDSFTEGIGDPEPDSPGGHRGWADRVAENLAERTEGFAYANLAIRGRLLQQIADEQIPAALELRPDLISISGGGNDIIRPGTDPDEVATRFEAAIERLRSNGATVVMFNGPDIGMTPVLRRVRGKVAIYNENLRYIAAKHDAIVADMWALRELQDPRMWAPDRLHFSPLGHHTIARAVLDALAVPHDLAPYAPEPMPGRTWQQARVDDMGWAREYLVPWVVRRIRHQSSGDAVTPKRPGPFV from the coding sequence ATGTCTCACCTGCATCCCTGGTCGCGCTACGTCGCGATCGGGGACTCGTTCACGGAGGGCATCGGCGATCCCGAGCCCGACTCCCCCGGCGGGCACCGCGGCTGGGCCGACCGGGTGGCGGAGAACCTCGCTGAGCGCACCGAGGGCTTCGCCTACGCCAACCTCGCGATCCGCGGGCGCCTGCTGCAGCAGATCGCCGACGAGCAGATCCCCGCGGCGCTCGAGCTGCGGCCCGACCTCATCTCGATCTCCGGCGGCGGCAACGACATCATCCGCCCCGGCACCGACCCCGACGAGGTCGCCACCCGCTTCGAGGCCGCGATCGAGCGGCTGCGCTCGAACGGGGCGACGGTCGTCATGTTCAACGGACCGGACATCGGCATGACCCCCGTGCTGCGGCGCGTGCGCGGCAAGGTCGCGATCTACAACGAGAACCTGCGGTACATCGCGGCCAAGCACGACGCGATCGTCGCCGACATGTGGGCGCTGCGCGAGCTGCAGGACCCGCGCATGTGGGCGCCCGACCGCCTGCACTTCTCCCCGCTCGGCCACCATACGATCGCCCGCGCGGTGCTCGACGCCCTCGCGGTGCCGCACGATCTCGCCCCCTACGCGCCCGAGCCGATGCCGGGCCGAACCTGGCAGCAGGCGCGCGTCGACGACATGGGCTGGGCGCGCGAGTACCTCGTGCCCTGGGTGGTGCGCCGCATCCGGCACCAGTCCTCCGGTGACGCCGTCACGCCGAAGCGCCCCGGGCCCTTCGTCTGA